TCGCCGACGAAAGCAATATGAATGAATTATGAGATGGATGGAGATATGATCATCATCAGTGATGTTCATCCATTATATGATACAATGATGCAAAACACAATATTTTTTCTTGTTCAAATCATGAATTGGATGCTCATCATCTTCAAAGGATTGAAGTTTATTTTTGTAGCATTTTGTACAACATAACAACAAATCTAAATTTAATGTGTAGATCATATTAAGAGCccttatgatgataaaataaccCTAAGACTATAAttctattttataaataaaaaaattatttttatgattcaaattTCGATCATACTATAAAGTATATAATATGTTATATCCAATTAGATTATATTCATAGCATTCATTCATATTACtataatcataatataatcatATGTACCAGGATAATTACGATGATTCGATCACAAGATATTAAGccagttaatatttaaaaaaaatatatcgaatGAAATTTCAAAAACTTTAACCATTGATTCAAACATGACTCTTTAAATTTGTTGgacttttaattttcttttattatgaaTAAGGATCAGATAGTAGAGTGGTTCAAAAACCTCAGAAAAATCTGGAAGGATCACCAAATCCTTGTCACAAGAAAAATAATTGATTTGTAAGGTAGGACATATGCATCACATCATATGAAAATATAAGTCAcctaattaaaataatatcaagagaacAACAACATAGGACACCAACACCAACACCAACACacaaattaaaattaaaacaccaacaaaattagcttttaaccctatttttttttcttgcttattTACATTTAGCTCGTTTACACACACTAAAGCTGAGCTGCAACTACGGCCGCTACAAGAGGACGCGGTGAGATGACCGTCACATGATGGAGCAGGCATTGGGGTTCTCGTCGCTAAACATCTGCGGCGCGTGGACCATCTCGATGCGGTAACCATACCCCGAGTAAGCGGGATACGGCGCGTAGTATTCCATCTTGTTCGcttccgtcgtcgtcgtcgtcgccgtcgccgtcgccgccgccgccgcctttcCGTCATCTTTCTTCTCTTCCCCACCTCCGCcggccttctccttcttctctcctCCGGTTTCGCCGCCCTTTTCCTTCTTCTCGCCTCCTCCGTCGCCgcccttctccttctctttcttctcgccgccgccgtcgtcctTCTTGGGCGGTACGATCTCGACGGCGCGCCTCAGCTTGTCCTTGAGCATGGCCGCCAGGTTCTTCACGTCCATGGTGCCCTTGACCATGACCAGATCCTTCGCGGCGTCCACCGTCACCTCCTCCACACCTGAGGGCAATTCGGTCAATTCTCAGCATCAAACATTATTTAGACCAACTCGGTGGGCAATCTCTGCCGTCAAATGAGGGCCGCCGCCGTCATCCGACGGTCAGAAAAGGGTGGATCACCAACCCACCCGCGAGCGTTAGAATTTGGAGGAACGGATAGAGAGAGCAGCGTCTAATTCTACCTTTAATTTTGTGGATTCGTCGCTTGATTCTTTGAATGCAGCCGTCGCAGTGGAGGCGGATCTTCAGAACGACCGTGGAGACCGCAGGCTGATGGATCTTCGAAGTTAATGCAAGAAAAGTTTGATCGAACTTAATGTTGaggtgatggatggatggattgcTCACTGGTTTGGGCTTCTTGTCGTCGGAGGATTTCTTGGCGTCTTTGCCTTTGTCGTCGGCGTCCTTGTTCTTCTTGGCGTCGCCGCCGTCGTCCTTGGCCTTCTTGGGAGGGTCCTTGGGGGAGATGAAGTCGACCTTCTTCTTGGTCTTGACCTCCAGAAACTCCTTCAGCTTCCATGGGTCCACCTTGCCCACCACCTTCAGCTTGTTGTGCGCCGCGTCCACGCTGACCCCTTCCACCCCTGTGGCACGCGATCGATGAGGTGATCGATGGTCAGTCCTTGCCCCTCAAAGAGCAAACATGATTGATGCTAAGAACCTGGGAGGAATTCCTTCAGGAATCGAAGTTCAAATCGAATGTTTGACGAACCCAAATTGGTAGATTCTAccgaaaagaacaaaaaagaatcgGTTTTGCTTCGTAGAAAAGGAAAATTGCGATTACCCTAAATTTTCCTCCACCCTGTTTCCTCATCCAACTTGTGATTCATGCCATCGGGAATTGATGGGCTAAAGTTGGATTAAAAGGCTTCAAAGGTCAAATTTTGGAAAACGAGAACGAAGGTGAACTACACAAACGAGAGGATCGAATCAACGTCAAATCCTAGAACGAAAAAAGAGCGAGCGACAGAGGCGGGGAGGGGAAGAAGGGTAGTACCTTCGAGGCCCTTGACGAGCTTGCGGACCTTGAGGGCGCAGCCCTCGCAGTGCATGTCGAGCTTCACCTCCACAGGCGTCGgtccctcctccttcttcttctcccctcctcctcccttttccttcttctcatcgtctcccttcttctccccgtctcccttcttcttcttctcctgccATTAACATCACAAACCAAACCGATTAAGCAACCAAAATCCACATCCAGTAAGCGAGACGCATGAAGCTGATACAAGCAATGGAAGTGCCTCACCTCACCCATTGCGCTTTTCTCCTctgctctctctccctccctcgggCTCTCACTCTCTATCAGTCTCTCCTCTTCAGGATGGGAGGAGGCAATAGCTGCGCAGGCTGTTCATATATAGCGGGAGGCGAGGGATATTAGTCGGAGGAAGAAGGTGATATCGGATTCGGATCCAAACCTTCTGTTGATCATGGTGGCTTTGATCTATGTTGCCATGCATGCACCATCACCAACGGGCATGCATGGGAATGGATCATGGATGTGTCATGTGTGGATGTCGGGTTACGTGGATCCAACGAGGAGGGTAGGGTAAGCTGGTACGTGGGCCCGGTAAATTTTGCAGGTCGACGGCCGTCGGGTTTTGACGAGACCGGAAGCGTGCGTGAGGGGCCGCGGGCAGCTTCCGGGAAATCCGATATCGCACGACTCTATCCACGACTCATGGAACGGGGCATGTTGAGTCGGCGCGCATGTGGACGGAGCCCAAACGTCTTCTCGGCGTCCTTCGTATTCGCCCTGTCGGACTATCGTGACGTGGATCGTGTTGACCAACCGCGACGGAGCGGCACCCTTCGCAACGGACGTTTGCCATTGTGTGCGGTTGGTGTGCGATTCTTTGGGAGATCAGCTAAATGTGGGACCCAGTATGAATTACCAATGATGACACTGGTGGCCGAGCGGGGACAACAAAAAGAAACGTAACAAGAAGAGTATCTGTTCACGGCGACGTGTCGCCGACGCGAAACGAAGTTTCTCGGCACCTCCCTGCGTTATATACAACAAAAGTATCGGATATCCGAAACGCGTTATAAACTATTGTTATGCATCAAAAGAATATATTTCTGCACCAACGGCAATCAAACTCTTCGATCGACTATAATCAATTACTTGCTACATATTTATGCTTCCGATCAGATCATTGCTCTCATGAGTATCGTGCAAACACACATAGAATCAGCCATCTTTGTTCATCTCTTGGAAACATAGAAGATTAGATGTAATAGTTCTGCAATCCCAATTTGAATTCGATCAATTTATGAACCCATATGAAGATTTGTACATGAAATTTCGTGTTTAGTATCACACCTGTACATATTATACATGCGAAGACTCTTTTTATGGGTGTCTAAAGCACTGGTCATGTAAATGGCAGGCTTGTTGTGGGCCTTGAAAGCCCGGCCCATGCCAACTCCTcatactatttatttatttatttatttattttggagaagatatgatgacatATACTTTGAGAACAGTTCATCAATCATAAGATGATATCCAAGGGCTGAGATTAAACAAGTTGGTCGATGGCGAGAATTCCAACACGTTTCTTTACATGTCAAATTCATATCCAAATCACGTAGAATTTTAATTAAAGCAGATAGAAGATCTAAGGGCCGCCATATCgatttttctttccttctttcttttccGTGAGAGAGTGACAGCAATTAAGGCAGCACACCCGAATGTTTCTTGATATAGTTCGATGAGCGCAAGCTCAAAATTCGCAGTGGAAATAGAGAAAGCAGACGAGAATGCATTGTGATCCTCAAAACCCGTGACTTGGTCTACTTGGTTGTCACTGACAGCTCAGGAAATCTGCAGAAAGAAAACCCTTGTGGTATTGCGGAATCATAAATGACTACCTGAATCTTCAACAGCAGCAACTTCTCCGAATCTTCTGTTTCAGATGCACATAGTCAGTAACTGTAGCATCAGGTCTTCCTCATCAAAGACAATTGTGCCtgcaagaaaaggaaagaaatcaaGAACAAGTCCAGTTTCAGTGTTCCCAAAGTTGGTTCTACCAAACTTTTTTAATTGTTCCTGCTAGAGCTGGAAAACCTGCATTGCTGTTTGACTCTATTTCATGGTTCTTACCCTTTTCTCAGTACAAGGAACAGAGTCGTTGAATCACCAAGAAACAGATTGATTAATTGTGCTGAAAGAGAAGGTTTGGCACTAGTCTGTTCCTGTGATGGAAAACAACACATGGTCTTGATATCAAAATAAGCAGGACTTTTGATGGGGTGACTGCTGTTCTTAGATTCAGACTGTTTGATGGTGTGATTTGCTCACATCCTGACAAAACAACAGGAAACCAACAGAAAGGCCAGTAAATATATGCAGGTAGATTGCAGGAAAGGCATGGAGAGGGAGTTCCAAAGGCTCAGATTTGAAATGAGACTCCAAAGAGAGATGGCACAAAATGACAATAAACTGCTTTGATGTCTGAAAGTTGCAAGGAACCGCAGCACATGAACAAATCACTAGGAGATGATCATACAGTAGGGTTCTTGAATTCAATTACTTCCATTAGAATAGAAGGATATCTATTGAAAAGATCTGTGATTTCTGATTCCCATACTACATGTCTGGAAGTTAAATGTAAGCACCATCCTTCGAAGTACACAAATGACATAACCTAATGGATTGACTTCAGAATGGTACATAGTTCACATGCACACAAGCAGCTGTGAAGGTTGGGTCTCATCACTCAGCCTAGTTCTTCCTCATCACCTATGCTCTTAACCTACTGTTTGAGCTCGGATGTTATCACACTAACATTGTCATGCTCCCTTCATCAGAAAAGaaacaaaggaaaaagaactCATGACCCAACTTCCATCCATCCTTTCACTTGTTCCTTACACTTCTAGTTAGACTTTTGATCCTTGGAAAGGAAACAGGAAAGACCCAGAGCGAGATGCACACTGGCACAGGGATGGCTTTATCTGAATGATGGTAAGTTTTTGTGGCGCTGAGACTGCAGGATGTTGGAATTGATGGAAACCAGGCGGGCCAGTCTTTGACTTTGTTTCACAACGTCCATATATTTCAGCTCTGTGGTCTCTTGCTTTCTGTGTTCTTCTATATCTCCTCAAAGGCAGTGCCTTGTTCTTAGTGGGGTGAAGCACCAGTTTGCTGCAATCAGGAGTCTCAATGGGGAGGACTCCATGCTGTGAGAAGGCTAACGTGAAAAGAGGCCCTTGGTCACCTGAGGAGGACACCAAACTGAAGGAGTTCATAGAGAAGTATGGGATTGGTGGGAACTGGATTTCTCTCCCTCAGAAAGCTGGTACCGCCCTCGCACTTTCTTTCCCTTTCATCAAGACCATATGATTTGATTTCGAAtagatatcatcttgcttagttttgagagagagagagagagagagacagagagtctTTGATGTGAGGATGGTGGTGATATTGGCTGTTTGGTGTTATGACAGGCCTGAAGAGATGTGGGAAGAGCTGCAGGCTAAGATGGCTCAACTATTTGAGACCCAACATAAAACATGGCGAGTTCTCGGAAGAAGAAGACAGGATCATATGCAGTCTTTTCACCACCATTGGAAGCAGGTGAGAGACATCCCTCGAAGGGAACAAAAGATTAACGGGTCTTCCTCTTGCTTTGATTACCGCCCTCTTCTTAGAACTGCCGTAGAAGAATTAACTGTTTGCGCTCCTCCTCTGCAACTACAGGTGGTCAATCATAGCTGCCCAGCTCCCAGGCAGGACGGACAACGACATCAAGAACCACTGGAACACCAAGCTCAAGAAGAAGCTCCTGGGAATCACTAATCCTTCCCATAGGAAACCTCGTCAGCAGAAGCAGCATcatcaaaatcaccaacagtactGCCTCCCATCCCCATCTCCACCATTACAAGGTCGAAGTCACAccacaaccaccaccaccaccaccgatgGCTTTCCCTTCACCACTGCAACTTTTGGCCTCCTGGAAGTTCCATATGACCAACATCAGATAAAGGAGAGTAgtgccatgatcacgttgggcagTGACCAGACCTGCAGTTCTTCTGACGGAAGCTGCAGTACTAAGGCTGGCTATGTTGGAGGAGGAGATCGTATGGACATTGATGGATATCTTTATGGTGCTACTGAACTGGAGTACAGCTCCGAGGAGATCAACCAGCTTCTGATCTCCATCCTGGGGTGCAGCAATGGTGGCACGAACAGCAACAATCTCTATCTGGATTACCCTACGGCCAATGCAGGAAGAGAAGAACTCGAAGACCCACTGAACTACTGATCAATCCGTGACCATAGAGGAAAAGGTCATGAGAACAACTCCGTGGGTTGGAGAGAGTGAGGCTTGTTAATCTCATATGCTGTCTGCACAAATGCTACCTAAACATGCTTTTCTTTAGGATTAACGGTGTCAAACTAAGTTTCTTATGTTGCGTTGGTGACTAATTAGTAATTACACGTTTGGTTTTAACATCGTAATTAAAGATATAAATTGAGGGCATGGCTCACAAGTCATCGGAGGAGGATCCTCTCCAAGTATCCTTTGCATAGAAAACTTCCAATTCCATCATCTGAACCGTTCATTCACTTGATTCCTCGCAACAGCGACCTACCGTAGTTACCTTTTCATCCTCTATTGCAAGATTTTACTATCAACTTTACCGtgagcatattatatatatatatatatatatatatatgtaaatatatatgtatatatatatacatatatatattaagaatttgaatttcaaaaattatatagtGGAAgacaaaagaggaaaaaaattatcttttcttaaaaacataaaaaaaatattttctttttttagaaaaaaaaataataaaaataaaaagggaaaaacttATCTCCTTAAGTGGGGCCGAGGCATAGAGAGAGAGCGCGCAGATAAAGCCAAAGGCCTTTTCGACCACTCCGCCGAATGCCAAGATCGAGCTCTGTTTCAATGGCGAAGCGGTACGAAACCAAACACCTTCCGCTTTCCACGTGTAGTTCTCGCGTCCGTCCTCTTGGATCGCCGGTCTCCCTCCCCAGATGCTTCGGGATCTCTCATGGCGCTCGCCCCTTGGCCCTCCTCTTTATCGCACCTTGCCGGTGATCGCCGATCCTTCCCTTCCTTCCGACGGTCCCAGGAACTCCGTCTGCTGTGGAGCTCCAATCCGTACCTAGTTCGCAGAAGCCTCGTGCCCTGTTGCTCTGGGGAGGAATTTAGGTACGCTGCGGCTTTCATTGGGTCACTTGGAGATTACAAAGTTCTTTGGTGAGTGATTTAACGTTTTCTTCGCTAGAGATGGGTTCTTGATCGCTGTTTCTGTTGTAGCAGGAGAGGGAGGGCGTTGAAGCGCAAAGAGGAGCTCTGCCATGAACTGCGGGAGTTCATATCGGCGACGGGGCTTGCTGAGAATCGCGTGCCCTCCATGAAGGAGCTCTGCGAAAACGGGAGGTCCGTTAGCTTACGTCTCCCCTTCTACCTTCTTCTCCGTCcttctttcttaaaaaaaaattgttattttttttcctttgtttggTTAGTCCTTAAGAATTGCATTATGTGGATTATCAGATGGCGCTTGCTATCATTCTTATGTTTTCTTTGTTATACCTCAACACTTCGTTCAAAGAGTTACGTTTTCTGCATCATTGATCAGAGCCAAGCAAATTTAGAgggattaaaatatgagattctgtGCGAATGTGAACCTTATTTGGGTTGTTTCTTTTCGGAAGTTCTGACGGTGGCTTACCTGATAAAAATATTGTGCTTTCTGTTGATATCCTATGAACTTAAAGATGTTTGGAATTTGGATGTCCATCTGTCGTGAATGGTGAACCAATGGTCTGTCTTAGTCCACAAGTAAGAAACATGCACTATCAAGTATGTCCTACATCTTCGTTCTCAAACTGGAAAATGTATCTCTTATTCAGAGACCCAATCAGATTGATGTTCAACTTTTGCTGCTCATTTTTTATAATTGTAGATTGTATTGAGCACAAAATCCGCATAATTTCCAACTCCAAATTTTGTCAAGTTTGGATTTCTCTCTTCCTACAGTAGGTGGAAATAACTCAAGCTTGATTCTATGTCATGCACCAGACACTTGGTTATATTAGCTGAAACTATAATGTGCCCTCCTGAATTTGTGGTCTACAGCATGAATTTGGCATGCCTTGTATAGTCAATGATCTGTTCACTTGTTCAGTTATACACAGTATATGGAAGGGCATGAGAATAATTAACTCAACATAGATTCTATTCACCATTTAGTTTTTACATGCCAAGTTAACAAAATCATGTCAGTTCATTGATTACTTTTATGGAATGGACATCTGCAGAGGTAAGCATGTCTATCTGAAATTCTAGCTAGTGTAGTTTGTAATGCTAAAACCATCATGTTCTTAGATTAAGAAAATAACTTAAATgatatgtatgattttgaatcaaAGGATCGCTCTTGGACAGCTGTTGTTGGCGATATCAAGTTTGCATTTATTTCAGTATACCACAGGTGTAATTAGTCCCACCAAACTTCCTAGATGTTTCTTTAGAACTTGTCGTTCAATGGTGGACAAGAGAATATACTTTTCAGTGCATTTGTTGACTTAATCAGAACTGTAGTTTATGTCAAAGCAGCAGTTTCTGACAGCTGTAATTGTCAATGTCAAACTTGCACTATTTTAAATGGTTCCCTTGTCCAGTTGATCTCATGAGGACCTGCCACTCAGCAGCTACAAATGACTGCAAAGGTGCATCGTGTTGGTGGTAACCATAGTCAATTTGATAACAATAAAATATAACTTTGTCTTTAGTCTTATAAACACTGCAGTAACCCGAGATTGAACTCCTTCTGGACATGATTTGAAAAGCTTTGTTATTTTCTCGTATTTTTTATGGGTTGGAACcagtatatatattttatatctagATTGCTTGTCCTGTGCATGACATGGTGGTACCATGGCTTCCTCTTTTCAATGTTAAGAAGCTTGTAGAAGCAAGGTTTGACTTGAATATATTTCTGGCTAGATAAATGTCTACCTTGCGATTGCCATAGGAAGGACCTCGCAAATATTGTGAGACGGAGAGGATACAAGGTTGTCACAGAACTTCTTTTTAATTCAAATGGAGAGAACCATTCAGATAAAATTTCAGAAGGAAGACAAAGATTTATAGATGCAGAATTATATAAAGCTGCAGGTTTGCAAGTTTTCCAGATTGCATATTGGTTTCTTACTCACTAGTCACTACTACTGCTGATTTTATTCATAGTGCATTGTAACCTTAGGAGGTCAAGAGACGAAGATACATGTGTCTCCTTATTGTACCTTACGGCGAAGCAACCGTTCTATGGAGAGAGACTTGGTTAAATCAAATGGAATGGTATTAACTGATAATCATGTCCAAGTATGTGATAATTCAGAATCTTCAGTGGACTCCTTGCATATAAAGGCAGTAAAGTTTAGACAGACTGGAGAACTGGATACAATGGAAGGTAATTTTGTAATGTAAATTTATCTCTTTTGTTCTTTATGCTCACCTTTTCTGTTGATTATTTCAAGTTGAATATGAATTGTTTCTTTTACAACTTGTTGTCACCAGAAGTCCTGTGAAGGCTATCGTTATGGCTGAAGGTATTAAAAGGAACCTATATACATAACTGTATTGATATGAATTGTTCAATTATCAattttgttttctccttttttattGTCATCAGGTTAGGCATGCAAACTGATGGAACACTAGCTAAGTATATGATCTTGTATTAATctacaggttttttttttttttctcttttatagatcAACTATCCTGAGAGCCCCAAAGACAAATTTTGTGGATCAGAATGTCCACATCACATACTGTAGTATCAAAATTGTCTTGTACATGAGGCGTAGTACTTTGCTTCCTCATGTGTTGTATTTATCATCCATTTCCTATGAAAATTTTCAACATTGTACTAGCAATTGAAAATCTTGCTCCATGTATGCCTTTTTGTCAGGGAATGGATTAAAATAAAGCTGAAGTCAGAACTGGTCTTACCATGAATAACATTTTTGCTCTGTAATCTTTAATGGAAGCCAATTCTGGTTTCCTTAATCAACTAATTATTTGTGCCCATGGAAGGTTATGACATTTTGTTCaactatatttttcttttctgcCTCTGCGTGATGCATTCCTAGTGACATGTATCAGATACAGTTGTGGCATTTGTATTGCCTTCAAGATCTTGTAGAGACGTCAAGTAATTGGTTATTTTCTATAACTAATTAACCATCAGTTTGAGCATAGAAGGGACTGAGTCTGAATACATGACTCCACATACCATACCTCTTAATGGGCATAAATGCTCAGCAGTTTTGTCTATTAGTTTTTAGTTTTCAGTTTCAATCTTTGTATAATTACTTATTAACTTCACAAGCTTTTTTAACATCTAATGCAGTTTCAGCATTCTTTTTTCCCCTAATTTTTTGTCAAAATGTATGACAAAACCTTTTTCTTTCAGTCTGTTCTTATTCACTGATCAGTGGATATTGATTGAAATACATTGTAAATAAGAAGTTAGTAGTAGATGTGATATTTAAGCTTGGTGTGCTTCATACCTTTTTCTTAAACATAATTTTTTCTAAACTCCAAATTCATATATAAATGAATAATTGTGTTTATCTactataatttaaaatatgagaAATTAATACTTAGCCACATGCTTTGATTGCTTTAGTGGTATAATTCAGACCTCATGTCAGTCCTCATTTTGTTTATTTACTTAATGATTCCTCAGGTGAAGACTGTGAGTTATATCACGATTTGGCTTCAGAGGTTGTAACCTTTTACATTATTATCTAAATAATCTTGTAATAAGTCTAATCCTTGTTTCAATTGTGTATTGTTTCTGTGTTAAGATTTATGAACATGACAATCAGAATGAAATCAATCGTTTGAAGATCTTGCTGGTAACAATATCATGTCTCATTTTCTTTCTCtgaatttttaattaaatttgtttttagaTTGTAATTTTTAATTGTGAAGTTACCATGTCAAAATGATCACCTTATGCTGGATTGTGTTAGCATCAAAAGAAGATGGAACTTTCCCAACTAAAGCAACAAATTGATGATGAGAAGGTACTAAAGATCTATTATTTTTTCATTAGCTATTTATATATAGAAGCATATCCATAAGAATCATGACAGTATTTTTCTAAGAAGCATTCAAATATAAATTCTTTTATTCGTACAGAATTTTCACATTCATGATATTTATTACTTTAAAATGTGAGCCTAGGATATTTGTTGATGTGAATTATGGATTCTTTTAGATATGCCAAAACTTGCTTTAGTAGCTTTCAGAAAAGCTACTTTTCGATTCCTTATGTGATAGAAACGACTAAAATCATGTAACCAAATGATTTATTTTCTCTAAGAAGCATTATACATCTTTAGAAGACACAAAAGTGATTCTATttagaaatttttaaaattaaatttctGTACCAATATGTCCACTCCTGTCATCTTACATGTTACTGTTATACACTATGAATATcatgatatttttaataatttgttaAAAGTAGAATGATGGCTAATTTTTAAAGCTGAATTAGTTTTGTTATTTCAAGCTACTTTTCTGATTGTATGTAATATAAATTTAACTGTTTCCTCAAAGATCTATTCTAGTTCAATATCATTATTGTACTTGGCAGGGGTTTTCAAAATTTCAGTGATGAATGAACATATGCTGAAAGAAACTGTAATCATTCTCTTTCTTGCCTCAGCTTGCATTAAGTAGTCTTCACGCTAGGGCCACAGTTGAGCTTGGTGATATAAAAAGAATCGTAGCAGAGAAAGATGCGGAACTCCATGCTGCCGAGGGGAACTTAAATGGACTAAAAGAGGTATGCATTCTCCTTTTAATCTTGTGTCTTCATTGTGTGCCCTTGTTTGTCCCATATGTATCATTAATACATAATGTAAACAACCAGAATATCATCTTAGTGAACCTGGTTTGCTTTTAAACATGCAAGAAATCTTGAATGCTTGGAATAATAAAGCATTTAGATTTACAAGTGCAACTTCGTATTCATGAAAGTCAGAAATGAATTACATCAAAGAAGATGGAAATCTAATTCCAAAAAGCATTCACTTCTTACCAAATATTACATTGATTCTCTGTGGTGAATCAGCAGTATCCTGTGCATGCtattaattcttttttcttttaacttaggattttcattaacatataagcaATTTGCTTACTTAGAATGCATTAGATTTGGCATTGAAGCATGGTCTTGTTGACACAGGTTCGTATCGACTACTGGGCAAACGGTCAAATCATAGAAGTTGCTGGTAGTTTTAATGGTTGGCAGCATAGAGTCAGAATGGATCACCATCCTTCATCTAAACACATAAATCCACCTGGGTACAGGTTTAGTCAGCATTTATTATACCCTCTTCCTATACCATTTGAGACCTGTTGTAATCTCTGATGAGTGTTAAGCTTACATAGTTTCATATACCATGGTCCAAGGTTCGTTGTACCATAGCATATCACTCGGTACGGGTGATATATATCGGTCCGACAGGAgattggtatgggtggtacattagTATACTCTCATGTACCATGTGTCGATACGCTCAGTATGACTCGGTACAACTCGATACATACCATACCAACAATTGATCGGTACATCGGTACGGACTGATAAGGCGAACCATGGCATGGTCAATCTCATatttttttgatatgatattGTCATGTGATGCTTTTAACCTCGTTATCACCAAGACTCAGGATATGTTCTTCTATTTTTATATAACAATTTTGATTGTGGTTTTAGGGCCTTATCTCAGGTGGGCAGGGTGGGAGGCCTGTGTTGACATTTTTACAATGAATTGGATAGGTAGTCTGTGGAAATGGAGTGGGCAGGCACCTATAGGGGGATCTCATGGTTGTCTGATCTATGTATTGGCTCTGCAAAGTGGGTTAAATTGGTTTGGACACCAATAATTCAATAAATCATCTAATGTGATAAACAAAGTCTCTAGTCTCCACTATGGACCTTACAGGTTTATTCCGGTAA
The DNA window shown above is from Musa acuminata AAA Group cultivar baxijiao chromosome BXJ2-4, Cavendish_Baxijiao_AAA, whole genome shotgun sequence and carries:
- the LOC103982744 gene encoding protein PTST homolog 3, chloroplastic isoform X2 codes for the protein MALAPWPSSLSHLAGDRRSFPSFRRSQELRLLWSSNPYLVRRSLVPCCSGEEFRYAAAFIGSLGDYKVLWRGRALKRKEELCHELREFISATGLAENRVPSMKELCENGRKDLANIVRRRGYKVVTELLFNSNGENHSDKISEGRQRFIDAELYKAAGGQETKIHVSPYCTLRRSNRSMERDLVKSNGMVLTDNHVQVCDNSESSVDSLHIKAVKFRQTGELDTMEGEDCELYHDLASEIYEHDNQNEINRLKILLHQKKMELSQLKQQIDDEKLALSSLHARATVELGDIKRIVAEKDAELHAAEGNLNGLKEVRIDYWANGQIIEVAGSFNGWQHRVRMDHHPSSKHINPPGKPMLWSTVLWLYPGVYEIKFIVDGEWRIDSQWEIITSGGITNNVLRVDKLKAQKKLI
- the LOC103982744 gene encoding protein PTST homolog 3, chloroplastic isoform X6, whose protein sequence is MALAPWPSSLSHLAGDRRSFPSFRRSQELRLLWSSNPYLVRRSLVPCCSGEEFRRGRALKRKEELCHELREFISATGLAENRVPSMKELCENGRKDLANIVRRRGYKVVTELLFNSNGENHSDKISEGRQRFIDAELYKAAGGQETKIHVSPYCTLRRSNRSMERDLVKSNGMVLTDNHVQVCDNSESSVDSLHIKAVKFRQTGELDTMEGEDCELYHDLASEIYEHDNQNEINRLKILLHQKKMELSQLKQQIDDEKLALSSLHARATVELGDIKRIVAEKDAELHAAEGNLNGLKEVRIDYWANGQIIEVAGSFNGWQHRVRMDHHPSSKHINPPGYRKPMLWSTVLWLYPGVYEIKFIVDGEWRIDSQWEIITSGGITNNVLRVDK